In the genome of Limnobaculum zhutongyuii, one region contains:
- the dksA gene encoding RNA polymerase-binding protein DksA, whose amino-acid sequence MQEGQKRKTSSLSILAIAGLEPYKEKPGEEYMNEAQLKHFKLILEAWRGQLRDEVDRTVSHMQDEAANFPDPADRATQEEEFSLELRNRDRERKLIKKIDKTLQKIAEDDFGYCESCGVEIGIRRLEARPTADLCIDCKTLAEIREKQMAG is encoded by the coding sequence ATGCAAGAAGGGCAAAAGCGTAAAACATCGTCCTTAAGTATCCTGGCTATCGCAGGCTTAGAGCCTTATAAAGAGAAGCCGGGAGAAGAATATATGAACGAAGCCCAGCTTAAACATTTCAAGCTGATTCTTGAAGCATGGCGTGGCCAATTGAGAGACGAAGTCGATCGTACTGTCAGCCATATGCAAGACGAAGCGGCTAACTTCCCCGACCCTGCCGACCGTGCGACGCAGGAAGAAGAGTTTAGTCTGGAACTACGGAACCGTGACCGTGAGCGTAAGCTGATCAAAAAAATCGATAAAACTCTGCAAAAAATCGCAGAAGACGATTTTGGTTACTGTGAATCCTGCGGCGTTGAAATCGGTATTCGCCGCCTTGAAGCTCGTCCTACTGCCGATCTGTGTATCGACTGTAAAACGCTGGCTGAGATTCGCGAAAAACAAATGGCAGGCTAA
- the gluQRS gene encoding tRNA glutamyl-Q(34) synthetase GluQRS, giving the protein MTNRYVGRFAPSPSGDLHFGSLIAALGSFLQARSNHGDWLVRIEDIDPPREVIGAASRILATLEHYGLHWDGEVLYQSQRSDAYRQVLHQLYQQKRCYYCHCTRARIQQSGGIYDGHCRNLSLPSQDASLRLHVTQPVYQFHDKHLGTLVAEPAFASEDFIIHRKDGLFAYNLAVVVDDHFQGVTEIVRGADLIQPTVRQIALYHQLGWKEPDYFHLPLALNNQGHKLSKQNHAPPLSLDHPLPILAEAMQFLGQSLPDDWQDASIEALLAWGVNHWNHNRVPVTPELTTHFPFSNDSV; this is encoded by the coding sequence ATGACTAACCGTTATGTGGGGCGTTTTGCCCCCTCTCCTTCCGGAGATTTGCATTTTGGTTCCCTGATTGCCGCGCTGGGCAGTTTTTTGCAGGCGCGGTCAAATCATGGGGATTGGTTAGTTCGTATCGAAGATATTGACCCTCCCCGAGAAGTAATCGGCGCAGCCTCCCGTATTCTGGCCACTCTGGAGCATTATGGACTGCACTGGGATGGTGAAGTACTCTACCAGTCTCAACGCAGCGACGCCTATCGTCAGGTTTTACATCAGCTTTATCAGCAAAAACGTTGTTACTATTGCCACTGCACCCGCGCCAGAATTCAGCAGTCGGGCGGTATTTATGATGGGCACTGTCGCAATTTATCGCTTCCCTCTCAGGATGCATCTTTGCGATTGCATGTAACACAACCGGTTTATCAGTTTCACGATAAGCATCTGGGAACACTGGTGGCCGAACCCGCCTTTGCCAGTGAAGATTTTATTATCCATCGTAAAGATGGATTGTTTGCCTATAATCTCGCCGTGGTGGTGGACGATCACTTTCAGGGAGTAACAGAAATTGTACGGGGTGCAGATTTAATTCAGCCAACCGTACGACAAATCGCCCTGTACCATCAGCTAGGTTGGAAAGAGCCTGACTATTTCCACCTGCCACTGGCGTTAAATAATCAGGGGCATAAACTGTCAAAACAGAACCATGCCCCACCGTTATCCCTTGACCACCCTCTGCCAATACTGGCTGAAGCCATGCAGTTTTTAGGACAATCACTGCCTGATGACTGGCAGGATGCTTCCATCGAAGCATTACTGGCGTGGGGTGTTAACCATTGGAACCACAACCGCGTACCCGTAACGCCGGAGCTAACCACACACTTTCCATTCTCAAATGATTCAGTGTGA
- the pcnB gene encoding polynucleotide adenylyltransferase PcnB, with the protein MFTRVANFCRKVLTRESDSDIQEQSHNTDDVVIIPRAQHTISRKDISDNALKVLYRLNKSGYEAYLVGGGVRDLLLNKKPKDFDITTNATPEQVRKLFRNCRLIGRRFRLAHIMFGPEIIEVATFRGVHSDNNDKNESQQANNGMLLRDNVYGSITEDAHRRDFTVNSLYYSADDFTLRDFTGGLQDLQQGIIRLIGDPETRYREDPVRMLRAIRFAAKLDMRIETATAEPITRLAHLLREIPPARLFEEALKLLQAGYGYPTYQLLREHNLFKALFPLIDKSFTPQGDSNMEKILSQVLKNTDQRLQNGKRVNPAFLFAAMLWYPLVEHAQKLTQESGLAYYDAFALAMNDILDEQCMTLAIPKRITSLVRDIWQLQLRLPRRQGKKAYKLMEHPKFRASFDLLLLRAEIEKGEVQKLSHWWDEFQQADMQRQKTMLNALGDEPSRHRRSRRPRKNTPKPQ; encoded by the coding sequence ATTTTTACCCGCGTAGCTAATTTTTGCCGCAAGGTACTCACCCGAGAGTCTGATTCAGACATACAGGAACAGAGCCACAACACTGATGATGTGGTGATCATTCCCCGTGCGCAGCACACCATTTCTCGTAAGGACATTAGCGATAATGCCCTGAAAGTCCTGTACCGATTAAATAAATCGGGATATGAGGCCTATCTGGTTGGCGGCGGTGTCAGAGACCTGCTGCTGAATAAAAAACCAAAAGACTTTGACATCACTACCAATGCGACACCGGAACAGGTGCGTAAACTGTTTCGCAACTGCCGCCTGATTGGTCGCCGCTTTCGCCTAGCCCACATTATGTTTGGCCCGGAAATTATCGAAGTTGCTACCTTCCGTGGTGTGCACAGCGATAACAATGACAAAAATGAATCTCAGCAGGCTAATAACGGTATGCTGCTGCGCGATAACGTCTATGGTTCCATTACTGAAGATGCTCATCGTCGCGATTTTACCGTTAACAGCCTGTACTACAGCGCCGATGATTTCACCCTGCGTGATTTCACCGGAGGGCTGCAAGATTTACAACAGGGCATTATTCGCCTGATTGGCGATCCGGAAACCCGCTATCGTGAAGATCCGGTAAGAATGCTCAGAGCGATTCGTTTTGCCGCCAAGCTTGATATGCGCATTGAGACAGCAACGGCAGAGCCAATTACCCGCTTAGCCCATTTGTTGCGTGAGATTCCCCCGGCTCGGTTGTTTGAAGAAGCCTTAAAGCTGTTGCAAGCCGGATACGGTTATCCTACTTATCAATTACTGCGTGAACATAACCTGTTTAAGGCGTTATTCCCACTCATTGATAAGAGCTTTACGCCTCAGGGCGACAGCAACATGGAGAAGATCCTCAGTCAGGTGCTGAAAAATACTGACCAACGTCTGCAAAATGGAAAGCGCGTTAATCCGGCGTTCCTGTTTGCAGCGATGTTGTGGTATCCGCTGGTTGAACACGCTCAAAAACTCACTCAGGAAAGCGGTCTGGCCTATTACGACGCCTTTGCTCTTGCCATGAATGATATTCTGGATGAACAGTGTATGACGCTGGCGATTCCTAAACGTATTACTTCATTAGTGCGTGATATCTGGCAATTACAGCTACGCTTGCCGCGTCGTCAGGGTAAGAAAGCCTATAAGCTGATGGAACATCCTAAATTCCGTGCTTCGTTTGACTTATTGCTGCTCAGAGCCGAGATTGAAAAAGGTGAAGTGCAAAAACTTAGCCACTGGTGGGATGAATTCCAACAGGCGGATATGCAACGCCAGAAGACCATGCTTAACGCGCTGGGTGATGAACCATCACGCCATCGCCGCTCGCGGCGGCCACGCAAGAATACGCCAAAGCCGCAATAA
- the folK gene encoding 2-amino-4-hydroxy-6-hydroxymethyldihydropteridine diphosphokinase, whose translation MTQVFIALGSNLNQPLAQVEAALNAIKLIPQTRLVACSPFYRTKPLGPQDQPDYLNAVVELDTQLAAESLLDATQAIELNQGRERKEHRWGPRTLDLDILLFGNQTINTPRLTVPHYDMHNRGFMLYPLADIAPELIFPDGSTLASLLSQVSADGLERWFPE comes from the coding sequence ATGACTCAGGTATTTATCGCATTAGGCAGTAATCTTAACCAGCCGCTGGCGCAGGTTGAAGCGGCACTGAACGCTATAAAGCTGATCCCTCAGACTCGTCTGGTCGCCTGCTCGCCGTTCTATCGCACCAAACCGTTAGGTCCACAAGACCAGCCTGATTATCTGAATGCGGTAGTAGAGTTGGATACTCAGCTTGCTGCTGAGAGTCTGCTTGATGCCACTCAGGCTATTGAACTCAATCAGGGTCGGGAAAGAAAAGAACATCGTTGGGGACCCCGTACGCTGGATCTGGATATTTTACTGTTTGGCAACCAGACTATTAACACCCCGCGTCTGACGGTACCTCATTATGATATGCATAACCGGGGATTCATGTTGTATCCACTGGCTGATATCGCTCCGGAGCTGATCTTTCCTGATGGCAGCACGCTGGCTTCGCTGCTGTCTCAGGTATCGGCTGATGGACTAGAACGTTGGTTTCCTGAATAA
- a CDS encoding GGDEF domain-containing protein, producing MLFDGIIINISIMLTGFYFISKLTTSPLDAELSLSKKVQVGLCNGLLCFVLMKFAIPTIHYTFIDLRHIPLIIAACYVGPIPTLITAFIISASRLTISFNDTAILISVLYGLLGMTLALCSHYVQRSLFYRAILFSMISLIFICLGSFIVTQDIAKIVKFCLIMTFSSVIGMQFSFMLLKDIRQQKMKVLTYQGQAQRDSLTSLLNRRMFDQVMQSIDLSKKHTVLMLMDVDHFKRVNDNYGHDAGDKVLKDIAHILDSYTAYGRKIFRIGGEEFASILTDCPVPLAKKIAEEIRKKIESNLFELPDNQQINITISIGISSSEQQYDNEPLSLFQRADLALYQAKSNGRNQISYMSDDISLALIANG from the coding sequence ATGCTTTTTGACGGTATCATTATTAATATCAGCATTATGCTGACTGGGTTTTATTTCATTTCAAAACTTACCACATCACCTTTAGATGCTGAGCTTTCTCTGAGCAAAAAGGTACAAGTTGGCCTGTGTAATGGTTTGTTATGCTTTGTTTTAATGAAGTTTGCTATTCCTACTATTCACTACACTTTTATCGACCTCAGACATATTCCGCTGATTATTGCTGCCTGTTATGTTGGCCCAATCCCAACGCTTATCACGGCATTCATTATTTCAGCGTCTCGTCTTACCATCAGCTTTAACGATACCGCCATTCTCATTTCGGTTCTTTATGGTTTATTGGGAATGACTTTGGCGCTTTGTTCACATTACGTTCAACGTTCTTTATTTTATCGGGCCATATTATTCAGCATGATTAGCCTGATATTTATCTGTTTGGGCTCTTTTATAGTGACGCAAGATATCGCTAAGATCGTCAAATTCTGCCTTATCATGACCTTTTCATCGGTTATTGGTATGCAGTTCTCTTTTATGCTGCTAAAAGATATCAGGCAACAAAAGATGAAAGTATTAACTTATCAAGGTCAGGCACAGCGGGACTCTCTCACCAGTTTACTCAATCGCAGGATGTTCGATCAGGTTATGCAAAGCATCGACCTGTCAAAAAAGCATACGGTTCTGATGTTGATGGATGTGGATCACTTTAAACGCGTCAATGATAATTACGGTCATGATGCCGGTGATAAGGTACTAAAGGATATCGCCCATATTTTGGATTCCTATACCGCTTATGGGCGAAAAATCTTTCGTATTGGAGGAGAAGAGTTCGCTTCTATTCTGACAGATTGCCCCGTTCCACTGGCAAAGAAAATAGCAGAAGAGATCCGTAAAAAAATAGAATCTAATCTCTTCGAATTACCCGATAATCAACAGATTAATATCACTATTTCAATTGGTATTAGTAGCAGCGAACAGCAATACGATAATGAGCCATTATCACTGTTTCAGCGTGCTGATCTGGCGTTATACCAGGCCAAATCAAACGGTAGAAATCAAATCAGCTATATGTCCGATGATATTTCTTTAGCGCTCATCGCCAACGGCTAA
- a CDS encoding polysaccharide deacetylase family protein, which translates to MRLKSLLITLITLPLFIFSACAAAEGELQSDDIKPVQVRIIRDSQIMAQVGNDIINVGSLDKDQEIMVYPLSPNYYEFTFGNAHGLIPKDAVLPLSKSKKALGLALADLQKLNQNLITVRPTTIYDRPKDTSKVFGVLNENLRYPILGRLRGEDGSLWYEINIGDDAKYIQADECELDNGVPVLTYHHILQDSENKYFRHTSTTTSVTAFDNQMAYLKQANYQTISLYQLEGYLNNTLNIPAKAVVLTFDDGLKSVHRYAYPILKKYELQATAFIISSRIKHNPQTWDPNSLQFMSISELKQIQDVFDIQSHTHFLHRYSDDKRPVLLSRDEHNIELDFERSRRALTQFNPRVQYISYPFGGYNDNAIQAAKLAGYRLAVTTVRGKVKPGDNPFTLKRLYILSSDSIQAMAERIANTRSDIKPMVPKQ; encoded by the coding sequence ATGCGTCTTAAGTCTCTCCTCATTACGCTGATTACATTACCTTTGTTTATATTTTCGGCCTGCGCTGCGGCGGAAGGCGAATTACAAAGTGATGATATAAAACCAGTCCAGGTACGCATTATTCGTGACAGCCAGATCATGGCTCAAGTTGGCAATGACATTATTAACGTGGGTAGTCTGGATAAAGATCAGGAGATTATGGTCTATCCCCTGAGCCCAAACTACTACGAGTTTACTTTTGGTAATGCTCATGGGTTAATTCCGAAAGATGCAGTATTACCGCTGAGTAAATCGAAAAAAGCCTTAGGATTGGCATTAGCCGATTTGCAAAAGCTTAATCAAAACCTGATTACCGTACGCCCAACGACGATTTACGATCGGCCAAAAGATACCAGCAAAGTTTTTGGGGTGCTGAACGAAAATCTACGTTATCCCATTCTTGGTCGTTTAAGAGGCGAAGATGGTTCTCTTTGGTATGAAATCAATATCGGTGATGATGCTAAATACATTCAGGCGGACGAGTGCGAACTGGATAACGGCGTTCCGGTACTGACGTATCACCATATTTTGCAGGACAGCGAGAATAAATATTTTCGGCATACCTCAACCACCACCTCTGTGACGGCATTTGATAATCAAATGGCCTATCTCAAGCAGGCGAATTATCAAACTATCAGCCTGTATCAATTAGAGGGCTATTTGAATAATACCCTTAATATTCCGGCGAAGGCGGTGGTGTTAACCTTTGATGATGGATTGAAATCGGTGCATCGCTATGCTTACCCGATTTTGAAAAAGTATGAGCTTCAGGCGACGGCTTTTATTATTTCATCGCGGATTAAGCATAATCCTCAAACCTGGGATCCGAACTCTTTGCAGTTTATGAGTATCAGTGAGCTTAAACAGATTCAGGACGTGTTTGATATTCAATCGCATACCCATTTTCTTCATCGTTACTCGGATGATAAACGCCCGGTATTACTGAGCCGCGATGAACATAATATTGAGTTAGACTTCGAACGTTCCCGTCGGGCATTAACCCAATTTAATCCACGGGTACAATATATTTCTTACCCGTTTGGCGGTTATAACGACAATGCGATTCAGGCCGCGAAACTGGCGGGATATCGTCTGGCGGTGACTACCGTCAGAGGAAAGGTTAAACCAGGAGATAATCCTTTTACCCTTAAACGGTTGTATATCTTAAGTTCAGACAGCATTCAGGCAATGGCGGAACGTATTGCGAATACCCGTTCGGATATTAAACCGATGGTACCAAAGCAATAA
- a CDS encoding DUF1287 domain-containing protein, whose amino-acid sequence MKIFSTVVALLLMSGAAIFFSTSLQSDSQTPLSPAASTVATTVKQQTNQALALSAEEQIGKTRYYDPAYVSLPYPGGDVDIERGVCSDVVIRALRQQGADLQQLVHQDMKGNFSSYPRIWGLKRPDTNIDHRRVPNLETYFKRHKMEQPVSLNARDYLPGDIVSWRLDNGLPHIGIVTDRYTREGRPLVVHNIGSGARAEDILFLWKINGHYRYFNK is encoded by the coding sequence ATGAAGATTTTCAGTACGGTTGTAGCACTTTTGCTGATGTCTGGTGCGGCTATTTTTTTCAGCACCTCTCTTCAGTCAGACAGTCAGACACCGCTTTCCCCTGCGGCATCTACTGTTGCAACAACGGTGAAACAACAGACTAATCAGGCATTGGCACTCAGCGCTGAAGAGCAAATAGGAAAAACGCGTTATTACGATCCGGCTTATGTTTCTTTGCCATACCCCGGTGGTGATGTTGATATAGAACGGGGTGTTTGTTCTGATGTGGTGATTCGGGCCTTGCGTCAGCAAGGGGCGGATTTACAGCAATTGGTGCATCAGGACATGAAAGGTAATTTTTCTTCTTATCCCCGAATTTGGGGATTGAAGAGACCCGATACAAATATTGACCATCGACGAGTGCCGAATCTTGAAACTTATTTTAAACGGCATAAAATGGAACAGCCAGTCTCACTCAATGCAAGGGATTACTTACCCGGTGACATTGTTTCCTGGCGTTTGGATAATGGACTACCCCATATAGGTATTGTGACCGATCGTTATACCCGCGAAGGCAGGCCGTTGGTTGTGCACAATATAGGTTCCGGAGCTCGGGCTGAAGACATTCTGTTTTTATGGAAGATTAATGGGCATTACCGCTATTTTAATAAATAG
- a CDS encoding ABC transporter permease, whose amino-acid sequence MMNLYWIALKSIWIKEVTRFGRIWVQTLVPPVITMTLYFIIFGNLIGSRIGEMQGVDYMQFIVPGLIMMSVITNSYSNVASSFFGAKYQHSIEELLVAPVPTHIIILGFVGGGVARGICVGVLVTLVSLFFVSLEIHSWWVIAVTLLLTSVLFSLGGLVNAIFAETFDDISIVPTFVLTPLTYLGGVFYSLTLLPPVWQMVSKVNPIVYMISGFRYGFLGISDVTLTLTFGVLIAFTVAFYLLSWWLISRGRGLRS is encoded by the coding sequence ATGATGAATCTCTACTGGATAGCATTAAAAAGTATCTGGATAAAAGAGGTCACTCGTTTCGGCCGTATCTGGGTGCAGACACTGGTTCCACCGGTGATCACCATGACGCTCTATTTTATTATCTTTGGTAACCTGATAGGTTCGCGTATTGGTGAGATGCAGGGCGTAGATTACATGCAGTTTATCGTGCCTGGTTTAATCATGATGTCAGTGATCACCAACTCCTATTCCAACGTAGCCTCATCATTCTTTGGTGCCAAATATCAGCACAGTATTGAAGAGCTATTGGTGGCACCGGTACCAACGCACATTATCATTCTGGGTTTTGTGGGTGGCGGTGTGGCCCGTGGTATTTGCGTAGGCGTGCTGGTTACGCTGGTGTCACTGTTTTTCGTCTCGCTGGAAATTCACTCCTGGTGGGTGATTGCCGTAACGCTGCTGCTGACCTCAGTGCTGTTTTCGTTAGGCGGATTGGTGAACGCTATTTTTGCTGAAACCTTTGATGATATCAGCATCGTACCAACTTTCGTATTAACACCATTGACCTATCTGGGTGGGGTGTTTTATTCCCTGACGTTACTGCCTCCGGTTTGGCAGATGGTGTCAAAAGTAAACCCTATCGTTTATATGATCAGCGGTTTCCGTTACGGTTTCCTTGGTATTTCAGACGTCACATTAACCCTGACTTTTGGAGTGTTAATTGCGTTTACCGTGGCATTTTATCTGCTAAGCTGGTGGTTAATTTCTCGCGGACGTGGTTTACGTAGTTAG
- a CDS encoding ABC transporter ATP-binding protein, with the protein MTYALELSQLSKVYAGGVKALRGINLNVEAGDFYALLGPNGAGKSTTIGIISSLVNKSAGHVRVFGYDIDNDLVNAKRQLGLVPQEFNFNPFETVMQIVITQAGYYGVPRQEALSRAKTYLQRLELWEKRNEKAMRLSGGMKRRLMIARALMHQPKLLILDEPTAGVDIELRRSMWQFLKELNQQGITIILTTHYLEEAEMLCRNIGIIRQGELVENTSMRELLAKLKSETFILDLAPKSPIPHLDGYISRLLDTSTLEVEVEREQGLNSVFAQLSAQGVSVLSMRNKANRLEELFVHLVNDYKEEAE; encoded by the coding sequence ATGACATACGCGTTAGAGTTATCGCAATTAAGTAAAGTTTACGCCGGTGGCGTGAAAGCGTTGCGAGGCATAAATCTGAACGTGGAAGCCGGCGATTTTTATGCGCTGCTTGGCCCTAATGGAGCCGGTAAATCCACAACAATTGGCATTATCAGCTCTCTGGTGAATAAAAGCGCGGGTCATGTACGCGTGTTTGGCTATGATATTGATAATGATTTAGTGAATGCCAAACGTCAGTTGGGTCTGGTTCCTCAGGAATTTAACTTTAACCCATTCGAAACGGTTATGCAGATTGTGATAACCCAGGCGGGATATTATGGCGTTCCTCGTCAGGAAGCGTTGTCTCGCGCTAAAACCTATCTGCAACGTTTAGAGCTATGGGAAAAGCGCAATGAGAAAGCGATGCGCCTTTCCGGTGGTATGAAACGCCGCCTGATGATTGCCCGTGCGTTAATGCATCAGCCAAAGTTATTAATTCTTGATGAACCGACTGCCGGTGTTGATATTGAGCTGCGCCGTTCAATGTGGCAGTTCCTGAAGGAACTGAATCAACAGGGAATTACCATTATTCTTACCACTCACTATCTGGAAGAGGCAGAAATGCTGTGCCGCAATATCGGTATTATTCGTCAGGGTGAACTGGTGGAAAATACCTCGATGCGGGAGCTGCTGGCGAAACTGAAATCAGAAACCTTTATTCTCGATTTAGCACCAAAAAGCCCAATTCCTCATCTGGATGGTTATATCAGTCGGTTACTGGACACCTCGACATTAGAAGTGGAAGTAGAAAGAGAACAGGGGCTAAATAGCGTATTTGCTCAGCTTAGTGCACAGGGTGTTTCAGTGTTGAGTATGCGTAATAAGGCTAACCGACTCGAAGAGTTATTTGTTCATTTGGTTAATGATTATAAGGAAGAGGCAGAATGA
- the can gene encoding carbonate dehydratase, translated as MKEIERLMHNNEVWSASISKDDPEFFERLALAQRPRFLWIGCSDSRVPAERLTGLEPGELFVHRNVANLVIHTDLNCLSVVQYAVEVLEVEHIIICGHYDCGGVTAAINNPELGLINNWLLHIRDLWYKHSSLIGELPPEKRADLLSEINVVEQVYNLGHSTIVQSAWKRGQKVLIHGWVYGMQDGRLRDLEVSANSRESLELLYRKAISNLLLTDSK; from the coding sequence ATGAAAGAAATAGAACGACTAATGCATAATAATGAGGTCTGGTCAGCCAGTATCAGCAAGGACGACCCCGAATTTTTTGAGCGTTTGGCACTTGCACAACGGCCGCGCTTTTTATGGATTGGTTGCTCGGACAGTCGTGTTCCGGCAGAACGGTTAACCGGTCTGGAACCTGGCGAACTGTTTGTACACCGTAATGTTGCTAACCTGGTCATCCATACCGACCTTAACTGTTTATCCGTCGTTCAGTACGCCGTTGAAGTACTCGAAGTGGAACACATTATTATTTGTGGTCACTACGACTGTGGCGGCGTAACGGCGGCAATAAATAACCCGGAGCTGGGCCTGATTAATAACTGGCTGCTACACATTCGCGACCTCTGGTATAAACACAGCTCACTGATTGGTGAACTACCGCCAGAGAAACGTGCCGACCTGCTAAGCGAAATCAACGTCGTTGAACAAGTATATAACCTTGGCCACTCCACCATTGTTCAGTCTGCCTGGAAACGCGGGCAAAAAGTTCTGATTCATGGATGGGTGTACGGTATGCAGGATGGCAGATTACGCGATCTGGAAGTCAGTGCTAATAGCCGTGAATCCCTTGAATTATTGTATCGCAAAGCGATATCTAATTTGCTGCTGACGGACAGTAAGTAA
- the hpt gene encoding hypoxanthine phosphoribosyltransferase, translating into MKHIVEVMISEQDVKTRIAELATQINQHYRDSGKELVLVGLLRGSFIFMADLCRMITVNHEVDFMTASSYGSSMSSNRDVKILKDLDEDIRGKDVLIVEDIIDTGYTLTKVREILQLREPNSIALCTLLDKPSRREVPVPIDYIGFSIEDEFVVGYGIDYAQRYRHLPYVGKVVLLDE; encoded by the coding sequence ATGAAACACATTGTTGAAGTTATGATTTCCGAGCAAGACGTAAAAACACGTATTGCTGAACTCGCCACCCAAATTAATCAACACTATCGCGACAGCGGTAAAGAGCTGGTCCTGGTTGGGCTACTGCGCGGTTCTTTCATTTTTATGGCTGACTTATGCCGTATGATCACGGTAAATCACGAAGTCGATTTTATGACTGCTTCCAGCTACGGCAGCAGTATGAGCAGCAATCGTGACGTTAAGATTCTGAAAGATCTAGATGAAGATATTCGTGGTAAAGATGTGCTGATCGTTGAGGACATTATTGATACTGGTTATACCCTGACTAAAGTGCGTGAAATTTTGCAGTTGCGTGAGCCTAACTCTATTGCACTGTGCACGCTGTTGGATAAGCCATCGCGCCGTGAAGTCCCGGTGCCAATCGATTATATTGGCTTCTCGATTGAAGATGAATTTGTGGTTGGTTATGGCATCGATTACGCACAGCGTTATCGCCATCTGCCTTATGTTGGTAAGGTTGTACTGCTGGACGAATAA
- a CDS encoding TetR/AcrR family transcriptional regulator → MRNDLQNEKKVASNEGQPMLTRARARTLNKLISTAMEMLEKGWFPSITELANEAGVSRATAYRYFPTQSALVSTIVDESLGPIQEWRPQQDTVGERISALLSFAYPQMEKHEGALRAALRVSLQQWADLRAQRLDEETDKEKLFVRGNRKRLVEMAAEPLRNRVAEADLNRMKHAFSLIYGSEVFLVFKDIWNLDSDQIQDIVQWMGKAIVRQVEEDAGLKN, encoded by the coding sequence ATGAGAAATGACTTACAAAATGAAAAAAAAGTCGCTTCAAATGAAGGGCAACCAATGTTAACTCGTGCTCGGGCCCGTACGTTAAATAAGCTAATTTCTACCGCAATGGAAATGCTTGAGAAGGGATGGTTTCCTTCCATTACTGAGCTGGCGAATGAAGCCGGGGTTTCTCGTGCGACGGCTTATCGCTATTTTCCTACTCAAAGTGCTTTGGTTTCGACGATTGTCGATGAAAGTTTAGGGCCAATACAAGAGTGGCGACCTCAGCAGGATACGGTAGGTGAGAGAATTTCTGCTTTATTGTCATTTGCTTATCCTCAGATGGAAAAACATGAAGGTGCGCTGAGAGCGGCTTTACGTGTCTCTTTACAGCAGTGGGCTGATTTGCGCGCTCAGCGGCTGGATGAAGAAACAGATAAAGAAAAACTGTTTGTCCGGGGTAACCGTAAGCGCTTAGTTGAAATGGCTGCAGAGCCGTTAAGAAATCGAGTTGCTGAAGCAGATTTGAACCGTATGAAACATGCCTTCTCATTAATTTATGGTTCAGAAGTTTTTCTGGTATTTAAGGACATCTGGAACCTGGATTCAGATCAAATTCAGGATATCGTTCAGTGGATGGGCAAAGCCATTGTGCGTCAGGTTGAAGAAGACGCCGGGTTAAAAAATTAA